The Caenorhabditis elegans chromosome I genome includes the window cgtAAAAGAGAtcacgtagtaaaagagccaattgtagtaaaagatctaaatgcggaattcgtagtaaaagagattccgtagtaaaagagatcttgtagtaaaagagatacgtagtaaaagatcaagTAGTAAATCAGTATTTGCCCAAATTTCACGTAGTGTCGAAGTTCCTCTTTTCAGTTTGATCTACtgagatctacaaaaaatgcggcagagttctcaactgatttagCATATTGAGAAcctgctgacgtcacattttttgggcgaaaaattcccgcatttttcgtagatcaaaccgtaatgggacagcctgcctggcaccacgtgaaatttcaaaatttttgttcatttgattgaatgaaaaaataaagcattCAGAACCTTTTtctctagaaaaaaatctaaactaACCTTTTTAGGGCCTAATTTCGACATttcttttctcagaaaatatttataaaaccCGATATTCTTACAGAAAGAAAGTATAACGCATACAGTCGATTTGGAGAAGTTCACATTTCACATTCTGACAGCCGTAATTCTATTGTTCAACACAATTCTCGCAATTCTCACACCAAACGTCGAATTCATTTTGGGCCTAACTGGAGCATTTATCGGAAGTCTTGTTGCCACAATTCTCCCATCCACAATATACATTGCGAATCAATCGGCGTCCGACAAGATAAATCGTGCGACGAGAAAAGTTAACGAAGCAGCAGCAGCGACGAGTTCGACGGCGAAAATGTGCTTGATTATCGGGCTATTCATTCTCATTGCAAGTACTTGTGCAATTCTTATGGGCGAGAAAAAGACGTCTGTTGTCGAGAAGCCAAAGGCAAAAGATGATTCTGGAGAGATTCGGCATGAGGAGTTGAAGTCTTTGGAGAGTTTGGAGGAGAAGGTTTTGGATgcgaatttgaatatttcagcgGTAagggatttttgttttttttttgtcgactaCCGAAaatatgagtggcaaaaacttagTAATTGTCAcattttgacagtaaataaaaaatgttcaaaatttttttgaaaagttttattatgatattcggtcattttgacaccataggaatagtttttttaacgCGGTTTGTAGAAATCGTATAAAAATATTGGTTTGTAAAATGTACTATACATACACTATATAGTATAAAAATGTACTATATACActaaaaaagtataaatataGTATATAGTATTAAATAGCTTATATAGCAAATACACTATATATTAAGGGTGTCAataagttttatttattttacttatttatttattttaatacgaTTCCATACGAATCGTGTCATTAAAAAAGAGTACAAAAATAATACACATAAAATCGCAtacacaataaaaataaataatttccgTTAATACATGATAAAAATAGCTTATTCAAATAGAATTCATAGTTATCACCTGCAAATGGGATTAGTtcctattcaaaatttataacttttttcgtggcaaaccgatttttctgaaaatgtgggaatttatgttatcaaacatgttctttcatttgacggtatttttaaaaagttttggccACCCCATGTTTCCTAGCTCggatatttctaaaatttctgaaagccGGCAATTtatgtaattgaaaaaaatgttctggtcgacttccaaaaatatgAGTTGCAAAGACTTAGTAAttaccactttttgacagtaaataaaaaattttcaaaaaatgtttgaaaagttttataatgatattcggtcattttggcaccatatgAATAGTTTTTAACGCGGTTTAGTTTATAGAAATAGTATAAAAATATTGGTTTGTAAAATGTACTATAAATATATtatgtagttttaaaaagtataaataTGCTATATGGCATGAAATATACTATATATGAATATAATATATAGTATAAAAAGTATAAATATACTAGATGGtataaaaatatcatttactcaatataaagcgcttattccgtttgtccatagtttgtagtctatgtagtctttgtagtatGTGAAATTTTAGCTTCTGGAAGGATAGTGAGTTGAGGGTTAGTATAGgaatatagtcggggtactgtagtggtacaatagtggtacgataggagtactgtaagattacggtagtttcagaaaaatttgttttcagccccagaggtcgggggccgcgccggaggtgcggtccacggctggtatagTATAAAATAGTGTAAATATACTATATAGCACAAAAATATGCTGTATAGTATAAAATATACTATAACTATGTAAATATAATATATAGTATAAAAAGGTATAAATATGCTATATATACTACAAAACTGTACTATACAGtttaaaaagtataaataTACTAGATggtataaaaatatatacataccgtatatcttctattaatatggcctccctattagacttgcactccctatatttcgaaatttgccaaactcggtaaatcttattttttttggtatttgctGTCctcggcaaattcagcaaatttgtcgcacacccctggtataAATATACTATGTAGTATAAAATAGTATTAACACGTGTTTATATAATATATCAAAACACCATCCTTACACAAAACAAACATCCTTCAAAAAAGTAACGTTATAAATTGTACTTTTGTCGTTAATTTtatttcgcaatattttgaTAGACTAAACACTAACTCGTTAACTTAGAGTGCAGATTTCGAAATGCTGATagtaaaatattgttttgtttttttttttcaaacctcCAACGCTCTAAcaaaccgaaaaaatgaaaaaaaaacttgcagaaGCTCGACGACATATCAGAATTGGCAGCGAAAGGAAATGATACGGAAGCCGTGAAAATGCTTGTCGAAATGAAAGAACAACAGAAGATTCAACAGGAGTTGATAGTACGACAAGAGCAAATTGTTGCTCAGTTGAATAAGAAATCGGAGATTTTAGGTACATTTAGGacttttttaacagaaaaaattcgatgaaaataaGCACCAAGAAATGGGTGGAGCCTgagttgaagaaatttgaaatcggTATCGAaggaattcaattaaaaaattcaaaaaaatcttgaaattttgaaaaaaataataataaatttgtaattcaaaaaatacaaagatttagtttcaaaaaaaattaaaatgttttttttttcaattttttttcaattcaaaaagcaaattcccaagtgaaattgaaaaaaaaaatttttttgaaaaaaagattcaaaaaattccaatttttcttaaattcaaaaattataaatattaaaaaatttaatttcaaattcaaattcaatataataattttgaaaatttccaattgaaattcaaaaaaaaattttttttagagaaagtttcaaaaaattccaatttttttaattaaaaaaaattccaaaattaagtttaaaaaaaatcaaaaaaaatgttttaatcaatattttcaattcagaaacatcaatataataattttgaaattttccaaataaagtaaaattaaaaatttttttgaaacaagttttaaaaaattccaattttttttaaattcaaaaatacaaatattgagtttcaaaaatatttttaaaaaatttaattacaaaaaaaaaattttttttattcaaaaacattcaatataataatttgtaaaatttcaaaataaaattcaaaaaaaaattttttagagaaagtttcaaaaaattccagaaaatttttaaatttaaaaatacaaagattaagttttaaaaaaatcaaaaaaatgtttttaattaaaaaaaaaaagaagtttttttttcaattcaaaaacattcaatataataattttgaaattttccaaaaaaatgaaataaaaaagttttagaaaaagtttcaaaacattccacatttttttaaattctaaaatacaaatattgagttttgaaaaaattaaagaaaaatttaatttcaaattttttttttaattagaactaacttttaaaaaagtttttggaaaacgtttaaaaaaattccaaatttttgcaatttcaaaatttttttcaattcaaaaacattcaatataataattttgaaagtttccaaataaaattcaaaaaaaaatctaaataatttcaaaacaattcccaaaagttaaaaattaaaaagtatctataaaaattttaaaaatcaatatgagTATGATTAATATGACTATTAATATGTGATacaaaaaaaggcaaaaatccATCAAAATTCCAGCAAACGCCACTGCCGAAGGAGAAGCAGCATCAGAAGCGGcaaaaatcccagaaaaaCTTGCTCCCCCTGAAAATGTGGAAACCATGGAAAAAGAGGGAAAAGCAGCAGCTGAGAGCGAAAAGAAGGCTGTGAATACAGaaacgtgaaaaaaaattttaaattattaattggTTTTTATTGTTGGGTCGggttgtgattttttttttgttgtattttccACCATTTCCTCCGTTTTGTTGCCAGAAATGCTTTAagcattcaattttctgtagaAAATGTGCGTTAGAAGcttttaatatatatatacacatttatatgaataatttatttataacACTACTATGGTTTTgtagacagaaaaaaaatgcgtAAAAAATATGACACGTGGCATGGGGCAATTAGATAAATATAGATGAATAGGGATATatacacgtggtgccaggggctgtcccattacggtttgatctacaaaaaatgcggggatttttttgcaaaatcatttgagaactctgcgtctgttctcccgcattttttgtagatctgcgtagatcaagccgaaatgagacttTTTGACACCAtgtatatattaaaaaatatcgacttttccaaaaaaaattgtttgcacatttttctcattaaaaaaaactaatttcaattttaattacgTAGAAAAAACGTTGCAGATGAAGTGAGCAAAAAGTGATGTTAATTTACAACATATGCACGTGACAAGGAATGAAGAAAGTcgataaattaaattttgattgaaaaattcaaaaaaagttatctttttttggaaaaaagtaaaaaagtaaccaaaaaatgtcgattttgatgaaaaaaaaatcaaaaaactgacACCCTTGCTTCGAcaaattttgaaccattttttcgcaaaatcaagaaagaaattgcaaaaaataagcATTATACTGTAGATTGCATTGCTTCAGTGTAACTTGGCGGTGGATCGTAATCTGAAAACAATTCTGTCAATACTTAAATTTTCCTGtcccattgcggtttgatctacaaaaaatgcgggaacttttcgcccagaaaattgtgacgtcagcacgttcttaaccatacgaaatcagttgagaactctgcgtctcaactcccgcatttttcgaagatcaaagcgaaatgggactttcagAGGGTATGACACTGCAAAATTCTAAGCGGCAAAGCGGCTCTACTCTCAACCCCAAAAATTtcgctctgaaatttttgcggaattgctccaattttttctgtgcaaaatttcaatgtttttcagaacagTTAGAAGTAGGCaaacattctggaaaattttaatttttttggaaaaaattaaaaattttcaaaaattttcctgttctgaacaacattgaaatttatatCCTTATGGAAACACTTTCGAATGACACATGTCTTGGAAGTCTGACGGTAAAATGgaaacctttcaaaaatttctcaccATGCCCAAATGCAGTTTCCATTGCAGGAGCGCTGGGTGTTACACTGTAACTGTGCAGCCTGGGGTGTTCTATTGAATTTCCACGTTTCGATTTCACGGAagattctctgaaaatataggGC containing:
- the Y51F10.4 gene encoding Amino acid transporter transmembrane domain-containing protein (Confirmed by transcript evidence) encodes the protein MKKREKDDEERLLYRKHYTSGTGSSAVLIEDHDSSDSEDTTVSILDPSFTPWPHVFNLANCIIGVSVLAMPYVFQQCGILLAAIMIALCAVLTKLTCHFLAHAAFNTRTTSYESLAMATLGPSGRRFVELCLLVYLVSSIVAFIVVIGDIGPHLVAEFLELEAPTQRLRILVMKESITHTVDLEKFTFHILTAVILLFNTILAILTPNVEFILGLTGAFIGSLVATILPSTIYIANQSASDKINRATRKVNEAAAATSSTAKMCLIIGLFILIASTCAILMGEKKTSVVEKPKAKDDSGEIRHEELKSLESLEEKVLDANLNISAKLDDISELAAKGNDTEAVKMLVEMKEQQKIQQELIVRQEQIVAQLNKKSEILANATAEGEAASEAAKIPEKLAPPENVETMEKEGKAAAESEKKAVNTET
- the Y51F10.4 gene encoding Amino acid transporter transmembrane domain-containing protein (Confirmed by transcript evidence) translates to MMLESLPTIYDGEWSIHVVWWRPQGFLTCLPIVCMAMCCQTQLFPVLSCIKDATTDRVDYVVSNSINICAAMYAAVGVFGYVAFYSHELHGDVLVQFPPTIVTQSLKLAFLLSIAVSIPLMMFPARTALFCLILRDKESITHTVDLEKFTFHILTAVILLFNTILAILTPNVEFILGLTGAFIGSLVATILPSTIYIANQSASDKINRATRKVNEAAAATSSTAKMCLIIGLFILIASTCAILMGEKKTSVVEKPKAKDDSGEIRHEELKSLESLEEKVLDANLNISAKLDDISELAAKGNDTEAVKMLVEMKEQQKIQQELIVRQEQIVAQLNKKSEILANATAEGEAASEAAKIPEKLAPPENVETMEKEGKAAAESEKKAVNTET
- the Y51F10.4 gene encoding Aa_trans domain-containing protein (Confirmed by transcript evidence), producing MCLIIGLFILIASTCAILMGEKKTSVVEKPKAKDDSGEIRHEELKSLESLEEKVLDANLNISAKLDDISELAAKGNDTEAVKMLVEMKEQQKIQQELIVRQEQIVAQLNKKSEILANATAEGEAASEAAKIPEKLAPPENVETMEKEGKAAAESEKKAVNTET
- the Y51F10.4 gene encoding Aa_trans domain-containing protein (Confirmed by transcript evidence), producing MLVEMKEQQKIQQELIVRQEQIVAQLNKKSEILANATAEGEAASEAAKIPEKLAPPENVETMEKEGKAAAESEKKAVNTET